In Corynebacterium matruchotii, a single genomic region encodes these proteins:
- a CDS encoding mechanosensitive ion channel family protein: MPLSTIASLFWAWIVDPGLTLGLWLIIALLIPRAGRLAMYLITNKIVAPDEDDTKTQLALAGVLVYLAQIAAYFLVFVFALSALGFSLAGATIPATAASAALGFGAQSIIADFIAGFFVLSEKQYGVGDWVRFEGGATDIEGTVIQITMRSTRIRTLAEQTVIIPNSKAGVSINNSNHWSSAVVTMQIPLLESSTVDEAVERATKAAEAALTEPKIDEVVWGALTVHPAVNVTEPTTVGMPWTVGVRFLAQVKPGSQWLVERAIRMSLVSEFWNEYRSTSSLDGKYSLNDANAKGSVGADQASPKTTMFASTSASDAAKAVDQDHKFRSLTTEQLREVRLRHAPEGVLSPDDVVPPEKVESQTERGLLTTNDPAIPDHDKKKTSKEEEKPKEERKLKGWEKLLTIGGRVRVSTTMLLVAALVLLVLKGLTFTPANGAEGNAGILAPKATQSVNAPGNGYGVSQSTNTNAPTTGTNSESTNPSDEQSQSTDSSGHPRGSEVAPTQGSSSRGAGGANSNDDYSGQEPSGGTNGTAGGTSGGTSGGTGGNAGGGTAGGTSGGTSGGTNSGGTGGGTAGGTSGGTGGNTGGTTGGTGGETGGGTGGTGGGTTGGTGGETGGGTGGTGGGTAGGAGTQ; encoded by the coding sequence ATGCCCCTATCTACCATTGCATCTTTGTTTTGGGCTTGGATTGTTGATCCGGGTCTTACTCTTGGGCTGTGGCTCATTATTGCATTGCTGATTCCTCGCGCCGGGCGATTGGCGATGTATTTGATTACCAATAAAATCGTGGCGCCTGATGAGGATGATACGAAAACTCAACTGGCGTTAGCCGGTGTGTTGGTGTATTTAGCGCAGATAGCTGCGTATTTCCTGGTTTTCGTATTTGCGTTGAGCGCGTTGGGCTTTTCACTGGCGGGCGCGACCATCCCGGCGACCGCGGCGTCGGCCGCTCTTGGTTTTGGCGCTCAGTCGATTATTGCGGACTTTATTGCCGGGTTTTTCGTGTTGAGCGAGAAGCAATATGGCGTGGGCGACTGGGTGCGGTTTGAGGGTGGTGCCACGGATATTGAGGGCACCGTCATTCAGATTACGATGCGGTCCACGAGGATTAGGACCTTGGCCGAACAGACGGTGATTATCCCGAATTCCAAGGCTGGCGTGTCGATCAATAATTCCAATCACTGGTCGTCCGCGGTGGTGACCATGCAGATCCCGTTGTTGGAGTCGTCGACGGTTGATGAAGCTGTTGAGCGGGCGACGAAGGCTGCGGAGGCTGCGTTGACGGAACCGAAGATAGACGAGGTGGTGTGGGGGGCATTGACCGTGCACCCCGCGGTGAATGTGACCGAGCCAACCACTGTGGGTATGCCGTGGACGGTTGGTGTGCGGTTCTTGGCGCAGGTGAAGCCGGGTAGCCAGTGGTTGGTGGAGCGGGCGATCCGCATGAGTTTGGTAAGCGAGTTTTGGAATGAGTACCGGTCGACGTCGTCGCTGGATGGTAAGTATTCGCTGAATGATGCCAACGCCAAAGGTAGCGTGGGCGCGGACCAGGCTTCCCCGAAGACCACCATGTTTGCCAGCACGTCGGCTAGCGACGCGGCGAAGGCGGTGGATCAGGATCATAAGTTTAGGTCATTGACGACCGAACAGCTGCGGGAGGTGCGGCTGCGGCATGCGCCCGAGGGGGTGTTGTCGCCTGACGACGTGGTGCCTCCCGAGAAAGTGGAGTCGCAAACCGAGCGGGGCCTGCTCACCACTAATGATCCAGCAATCCCTGACCATGATAAGAAGAAGACCTCAAAGGAAGAAGAGAAGCCCAAGGAGGAGCGCAAGCTCAAGGGCTGGGAGAAGCTTTTGACGATTGGTGGCCGGGTGCGGGTTTCCACCACCATGCTGTTGGTTGCCGCCCTTGTGTTGTTGGTGTTGAAGGGTCTTACTTTCACCCCCGCCAATGGTGCAGAGGGTAATGCCGGTATTTTGGCCCCCAAGGCCACGCAGAGCGTGAACGCCCCTGGTAATGGTTATGGGGTGTCCCAGTCGACGAATACGAATGCGCCGACTACCGGGACGAATTCGGAGTCAACGAATCCTAGTGACGAACAGTCGCAGAGCACCGACTCGTCCGGACACCCGCGTGGTTCGGAGGTCGCTCCGACGCAGGGTTCATCATCCCGTGGGGCGGGGGGCGCTAACTCGAATGATGATTACAGCGGCCAGGAGCCGTCAGGTGGCACGAATGGTACCGCTGGTGGTACTTCGGGGGGCACGAGTGGCGGCACCGGCGGTAACGCTGGCGGCGGTACTGCCGGGGGTACTTCGGGTGGCACATCCGGTGGCACCAATAGTGGTGGCACTGGCGGCGGTACCGCAGGCGGGACATCCGGTGGTACCGGTGGTAATACCGGTGGCACCACTGGCGGCACTGGTGGTGAGACCGGCGGCGGCACAGGTGGTACCGGCGGTGGCACCACTGGCGGCACTGGTGGTGAGACCGGCGGCGGCACAGGTGGTACCGGTGGCGGCACCGCAGGCGGCGCCGGTACCCAATAA
- a CDS encoding PH domain-containing protein — protein MAEQQHHVFRPERTHLLAAIIMILLSLFIIGSDLLYLFWLPLLPVVFIMWVVRAHTIVDDTGITAHPAFAQPTTTDWADIAGIGFGRSQAFLQTKEGKKITLPGVTFNSLPQLEATSAGRIPDALTQGRQAADDKVVIVHKDGRQVLVDKQEYERLAAEDVDKQAKTDSD, from the coding sequence ATGGCAGAGCAACAGCATCACGTGTTCCGGCCCGAACGCACCCATCTTTTGGCGGCCATCATCATGATTCTCCTGTCGCTGTTTATCATTGGCAGTGATCTTCTCTACCTGTTTTGGTTGCCGCTTCTGCCTGTTGTGTTCATTATGTGGGTAGTGCGTGCCCACACTATTGTTGACGACACTGGGATCACCGCCCATCCCGCATTTGCTCAGCCCACCACCACCGATTGGGCGGATATTGCCGGCATTGGGTTTGGTCGGTCCCAGGCATTCCTGCAAACCAAGGAGGGGAAGAAAATCACGCTGCCTGGGGTGACGTTTAATTCTCTCCCCCAGCTGGAGGCGACCTCTGCCGGCCGGATTCCCGATGCTCTCACCCAGGGCAGGCAGGCTGCGGACGACAAGGTGGTGATTGTGCATAAGGATGGCCGGCAGGTGCTCGTCGATAAGCAGGAATACGAGCGGTTGGCGGCAGAGGACGTCGATAAGCAGGCGAAAACCGACTCGGATTAA
- the ilvD gene encoding dihydroxy-acid dehydratase has protein sequence MFPLRSRVTTVGRNASGARALWRATGTQEHEFGKPIVAIVNSYTQFVPGHVHLKNVGDIVADAVRAAGGVPKEFNTIAVDDGIAMGHGGMLYSLPSREIIADSVEYMCNAHTADAMVCISNCDKITPGMLNAALRLNIPAVFVSGGPMEAGKVVAVDGIAHTPTDLITAITASASEDVSDQDLHAIEASACPTCGSCSGMFTANSMNCLTEALGLSLPGNGTTLATHTARRQLFEQAGEMIVDLCRRYYGEEDESVLPRSIATKDAFCNAMALDMAMGGSTNTVLHTLAAAQEGDIDFTLADIDELSHRIPCISKVAPNGTYHIEDVHRAGGIPAILGELRRAGLLNEDVHTIAYDTVDGWLNDWDIRSGKTIDQAIELFHAAPGGVRTTEPFSQSTRWESLDLDVVNGCIHDMEHAYSENGGLVILRGNLSPDGSVLKTAGVDEELWEFTGPARVCESQEEAVSTILKHEVQPGEVVVIRYEGPAGGPGMQEMLHPTSFLKGAGLGKKCALITDGRFSGGTSGLSIGHMSPEAAHGGLIGLIENGDSITISVKNRLLTLNVPDDVIEQRRQEMLSREKPWTPRSRDRQVSKALRAYAKMATSADKGAVRLVD, from the coding sequence ATGTTTCCGCTTCGATCCCGCGTGACCACTGTTGGCCGTAATGCGTCCGGGGCCCGCGCTCTTTGGCGCGCCACCGGCACTCAAGAACACGAATTCGGCAAGCCCATTGTCGCCATTGTGAACTCGTACACCCAATTCGTGCCCGGCCACGTGCATTTGAAAAACGTTGGCGACATTGTGGCTGACGCTGTCCGGGCCGCTGGTGGGGTGCCGAAAGAATTCAATACCATTGCGGTCGACGATGGTATTGCCATGGGCCACGGTGGCATGCTGTATTCCCTCCCGTCCCGGGAGATCATTGCCGATTCGGTCGAATATATGTGCAATGCCCACACCGCCGACGCCATGGTGTGCATCTCTAACTGCGATAAAATCACCCCCGGCATGCTTAATGCTGCCCTCCGCCTGAATATTCCCGCCGTGTTTGTGTCTGGTGGGCCTATGGAGGCCGGGAAGGTCGTGGCCGTTGATGGCATAGCCCACACCCCAACGGACCTTATCACGGCGATTACTGCCTCTGCCTCGGAAGATGTTTCCGACCAGGATTTGCATGCTATTGAGGCGTCTGCCTGCCCCACCTGCGGTTCCTGCTCCGGCATGTTTACCGCGAACTCGATGAACTGCCTGACGGAGGCATTGGGGCTTTCACTTCCGGGGAACGGTACTACCCTGGCTACCCACACCGCCCGCCGCCAGTTGTTCGAACAGGCCGGCGAAATGATTGTGGATTTGTGTCGCCGCTACTACGGTGAGGAAGACGAATCCGTCCTCCCCCGCAGCATCGCCACGAAGGATGCGTTTTGTAACGCTATGGCCCTCGACATGGCCATGGGCGGCTCCACGAATACGGTGCTCCACACCTTGGCCGCCGCGCAGGAGGGTGATATTGATTTCACTCTCGCCGACATTGATGAGCTTTCTCACCGCATCCCCTGCATTTCGAAGGTCGCCCCCAATGGCACCTACCACATTGAAGACGTGCACCGGGCCGGCGGTATCCCCGCCATTCTTGGGGAGCTGCGGCGGGCCGGCCTGCTCAACGAAGACGTGCACACCATCGCCTACGATACGGTGGATGGGTGGCTCAACGACTGGGATATTCGCAGCGGAAAAACCATTGACCAGGCGATCGAGCTGTTCCACGCCGCGCCTGGTGGGGTGCGTACCACGGAGCCGTTCAGCCAGTCCACCAGGTGGGAATCTCTGGACCTGGATGTGGTCAATGGGTGTATCCACGACATGGAGCACGCCTATTCCGAAAACGGCGGGTTGGTTATTTTGCGCGGCAACCTCTCCCCCGACGGGTCTGTGCTGAAAACCGCCGGCGTGGATGAGGAATTATGGGAATTCACCGGGCCCGCACGGGTGTGCGAATCCCAAGAGGAGGCGGTGTCCACGATCCTCAAGCATGAGGTGCAGCCAGGTGAGGTGGTGGTCATCCGCTATGAGGGGCCGGCCGGGGGTCCGGGAATGCAGGAAATGCTGCACCCCACATCGTTCTTAAAGGGGGCTGGCCTGGGCAAAAAGTGCGCGCTCATCACCGATGGCCGGTTTTCTGGGGGCACGTCCGGGCTGTCTATCGGCCATATGTCTCCCGAGGCCGCCCACGGCGGGTTGATTGGCTTGATTGAGAACGGCGATTCGATCACAATTTCGGTGAAGAACCGGCTGCTCACGCTCAATGTGCCCGATGATGTGATCGAGCAGCGGCGGCAGGAAATGCTGTCCCGGGAAAAGCCGTGGACACCACGCAGCCGGGACCGGCAGGTGTCGAAAGCGCTGCGGGCCTATGCGAAAATGGCAACCAGCGCCGATAAGGGCGCGGTGCGGCTGGTCGATTAA
- a CDS encoding glycosyltransferase 87 family protein, whose amino-acid sequence MTANKTLTLLLEAIESAFSTKIVVRSLTICGFLASIMVMVVQVLSTTDRIDMMVYRAGAQAYVDGGSLYGEPFEVFGLKLPFIYPPFAALLLAPFTLLTDVGAGYAMVAISALFMLACIWFLAQNLLRDTGLALLLTSWAWGLILLSEPVRANASFGQINMWLLVLVFLDLVPRRRRIPQGWLIGVAAAIKLTPVVMLFVFLIKKDWRAITSAIVGFLGATGVAALYNTRETVDFYTRAIFIMNDNSKIGVNIAYISNQSIKGVITRLWPSNDAANAASSLINIIWLVLVAVTITAFYFIIKALLNRDLFLLAAFANSALMLLISPISWNHHWVWLPLWLIVLWHYSWRLRSRDGLVTAAILSFFTLTVPPQWWLGDPTGDQDFQQHLFMKIFMDDYFFWCLMLTIMLCVAMPRIMDLTRPDQVSPAR is encoded by the coding sequence GTGACTGCCAATAAAACATTAACCCTGCTGCTCGAAGCCATTGAATCCGCATTTTCGACAAAAATCGTGGTGCGGAGTCTCACCATCTGCGGTTTCCTGGCATCAATCATGGTCATGGTGGTGCAGGTGCTCAGCACCACCGACCGGATCGACATGATGGTGTACCGGGCGGGCGCCCAAGCCTATGTGGATGGCGGGAGTCTTTACGGGGAACCGTTCGAAGTGTTCGGCCTCAAACTGCCGTTTATTTACCCGCCGTTTGCGGCCCTGCTGCTCGCCCCGTTCACCCTCTTGACGGATGTGGGGGCGGGTTATGCCATGGTGGCTATTTCCGCACTCTTCATGCTGGCGTGCATATGGTTTTTGGCCCAGAATTTACTACGTGACACCGGGTTAGCGTTGCTGCTCACCAGTTGGGCGTGGGGGCTCATACTGTTGTCGGAGCCGGTGCGGGCCAATGCGTCTTTCGGGCAGATCAATATGTGGCTGCTGGTGCTGGTGTTTTTGGACCTGGTTCCCCGGCGCCGGCGCATCCCCCAGGGGTGGCTGATCGGGGTGGCGGCCGCCATTAAGCTCACACCAGTGGTGATGCTGTTTGTGTTCCTGATAAAGAAGGATTGGCGGGCGATCACCTCAGCGATCGTGGGGTTCCTGGGGGCCACCGGGGTTGCGGCATTATATAACACCCGGGAGACGGTGGATTTTTACACCCGGGCGATTTTCATCATGAACGATAACTCCAAGATTGGGGTGAATATCGCCTATATTTCCAACCAGTCCATCAAGGGGGTTATCACCCGGTTGTGGCCGTCGAACGATGCCGCGAATGCCGCCAGCAGCCTCATTAATATTATTTGGTTGGTCCTGGTCGCCGTCACCATCACCGCGTTCTATTTCATTATTAAAGCCCTGCTGAACCGGGATCTGTTCCTCCTTGCGGCGTTCGCCAATTCGGCGTTGATGCTGTTGATTTCCCCGATTTCGTGGAATCACCACTGGGTGTGGTTACCACTGTGGCTGATCGTGTTGTGGCATTACAGTTGGCGGCTGCGCAGCCGTGACGGCCTGGTGACCGCCGCGATTCTTAGCTTCTTCACGCTGACGGTGCCGCCGCAATGGTGGCTGGGGGATCCCACCGGGGACCAGGATTTTCAGCAGCACCTGTTTATGAAGATTTTTATGGACGATTATTTCTTCTGGTGCCTGATGCTCACCATCATGCTGTGCGTGGCCATGCCGCGGATCATGGATTTAACCCGGCCCGACCAGGTTTCCCCTGCTCGCTAA
- a CDS encoding DoxX family protein yields MSDNTNNSHQHDPFANQFPTFGGQRKPATPASDVYNRAGRVVPEEITPNKPRKTDNDTTVMAASQQDLSANVFGNPSGDGSKTPQYFPPTPRPTQQQQSTADDYADSSYFATAELTRDDSYAPGGPNSPGGTPDPVDDYEDYDDYEESYPATSENEAIPTPGASPVVAAPAMARDRQIVNEEFLNARSQDEPKEKRGTLDFGLLLVRAIISTYLIIVSVSTFFQIGANPGLTGLQHDFATYTFGSALSIIIPTLQLAAGVFLLCGLLSPVATALVITVCGFSTLHAIDKQPNFSVLSPNDSVWLSVLLTALAFAMVFTGPGTISFDRSRGWSRRPLASSWIFAAVGLVGAAALWWFGAGANPFN; encoded by the coding sequence ATGAGCGACAACACTAACAATTCTCATCAACACGACCCCTTCGCTAACCAATTTCCCACATTCGGCGGGCAACGAAAACCCGCCACCCCAGCATCTGACGTCTACAACCGGGCCGGCCGGGTCGTGCCAGAAGAAATCACCCCCAATAAACCTAGGAAAACCGATAACGACACCACCGTGATGGCCGCATCACAACAAGACCTATCCGCGAACGTATTCGGAAACCCTTCCGGCGATGGGTCGAAAACCCCCCAATATTTCCCGCCCACACCTAGGCCAACACAACAGCAGCAGTCGACGGCGGATGACTACGCCGACTCCTCATATTTTGCCACCGCCGAACTCACCCGCGACGACAGCTACGCGCCAGGCGGCCCCAATAGCCCAGGGGGTACCCCCGATCCGGTGGACGACTATGAGGATTACGACGATTATGAGGAGTCCTATCCTGCCACATCCGAAAACGAGGCGATTCCCACGCCGGGTGCCTCGCCGGTGGTGGCGGCGCCCGCCATGGCCAGGGACCGGCAAATCGTCAACGAGGAATTCCTCAACGCACGATCCCAGGACGAGCCCAAAGAAAAACGCGGCACCCTGGACTTCGGGTTGCTGCTGGTGCGGGCGATTATCTCCACCTACCTCATCATTGTGTCGGTGAGCACGTTCTTCCAGATTGGTGCGAACCCCGGCCTCACCGGCCTGCAACACGACTTCGCCACCTACACGTTCGGCTCCGCCTTGTCGATCATTATCCCCACCCTGCAGCTGGCTGCCGGGGTTTTCCTCCTGTGCGGCCTGCTCAGCCCGGTGGCCACCGCATTGGTAATTACCGTGTGCGGTTTCAGCACCCTGCACGCCATTGATAAACAACCCAACTTCAGCGTGCTCAGCCCTAACGACTCGGTGTGGTTGAGCGTGCTGCTCACCGCGCTTGCGTTCGCCATGGTGTTCACCGGCCCGGGCACCATATCATTCGACCGCAGCCGGGGCTGGTCCCGTCGGCCGTTGGCATCCTCCTGGATTTTCGCCGCCGTCGGACTGGTTGGCGCCGCAGCCCTGTGGTGGTTTGGTGCGGGTGCGAACCCCTTTAACTAG
- a CDS encoding HNH endonuclease family protein, producing the protein MTRTKLVTTCATTLFVALSLVACDQGSGSSFARKSTTTSSQQPPVDDGTSSNGEENELPDDADTSDTGDAGDATGQPAPALSAVDINAARTALGSLPTRGFSPNVPKYDRNEFGKPWSDDVTVDGGHNGCDTRNDILARDLTDVEFKPAKRNCIVTKGKLNDPYTNTTIDFKRGRKSSDLIPIDHVVALGDAWYSGAYQWDADRRRNFANDPINLQATNRESNTQKSAKNAAEWLPPNTAYQCEYVGRQITIKSTYGLSVTPAEKNAMEKVLATCS; encoded by the coding sequence ATGACCAGAACAAAATTAGTAACCACATGCGCAACCACCCTCTTCGTAGCCCTATCGCTTGTAGCCTGCGACCAAGGTAGTGGCAGCTCCTTCGCCCGCAAATCAACCACCACAAGCAGCCAACAACCGCCTGTCGACGACGGGACCAGCAGCAACGGGGAAGAAAACGAACTCCCCGACGATGCTGACACCAGTGATACCGGCGACGCTGGTGACGCCACCGGCCAGCCGGCACCGGCGCTCTCTGCGGTCGACATCAATGCCGCCCGCACCGCCCTCGGCAGCCTCCCCACCCGCGGTTTTAGCCCCAACGTCCCCAAATACGATCGGAACGAATTCGGCAAACCCTGGAGCGACGATGTCACCGTGGACGGTGGCCATAACGGCTGCGACACCCGCAACGACATTCTGGCCCGCGACCTCACCGACGTGGAATTCAAACCCGCCAAACGCAACTGCATCGTGACCAAGGGGAAACTCAACGACCCCTACACCAACACCACCATTGACTTCAAACGCGGAAGAAAATCCAGTGACCTGATTCCCATTGACCACGTGGTGGCCCTAGGCGACGCTTGGTATTCGGGCGCCTACCAGTGGGATGCGGACCGCCGACGCAACTTCGCCAACGATCCGATCAACCTTCAGGCCACCAACCGGGAATCCAACACCCAAAAATCCGCCAAAAACGCCGCCGAGTGGCTCCCACCAAACACCGCCTACCAGTGCGAATACGTGGGCCGGCAAATCACCATCAAATCCACCTATGGGCTCAGCGTCACCCCGGCGGAGAAAAACGCAATGGAGAAAGTACTCGCCACCTGCTCCTAA
- a CDS encoding LysR family transcriptional regulator ArgP, whose protein sequence is MNPIHLQTLLTIVDEGSFEDAAYILGISPSAVSQRIKTLEKTVGRLLLRRGTPVSATEAGEVLMQAARRMALLQAETMANLKERIATIPLSVAINADSLATWFPPVLARVASWDAVTLTLRIEDESHSLNLLRRGDVLGAVTRDPHPAPGCDAIELGTMRYVSVANPWLLDKYTTDGQVDWEAMPALRFGPRDGLQDEGLKTHVQKTRHEPDNAQPIMRRISQIPSAEAFTEATRVGLGWSLLPLQHAQPLLMSGDVVRLDDTILDVPLYWHRWRLESPALEKLTTAVQTAAQTLQQ, encoded by the coding sequence ATGAACCCCATTCACCTCCAAACCCTGCTTACCATTGTGGACGAAGGCAGCTTCGAAGACGCCGCCTACATCCTCGGAATCTCCCCATCAGCCGTGAGCCAACGCATCAAAACCCTGGAAAAAACCGTCGGCCGCCTCCTGCTGCGCCGCGGCACCCCCGTCAGCGCCACCGAAGCCGGCGAAGTCCTCATGCAAGCCGCCCGCCGCATGGCACTACTCCAAGCCGAAACCATGGCCAACCTCAAAGAACGCATCGCCACCATCCCACTATCAGTCGCCATCAACGCCGACTCGCTCGCCACCTGGTTCCCGCCCGTGCTCGCCAGGGTAGCCAGCTGGGATGCCGTCACCCTCACCCTCCGCATCGAAGACGAATCCCACTCACTCAACCTCCTGCGCCGCGGCGACGTGCTCGGCGCAGTCACCCGCGACCCCCACCCCGCCCCCGGCTGCGACGCCATCGAACTCGGAACCATGCGCTACGTATCCGTCGCCAACCCCTGGCTACTCGACAAATACACCACCGACGGGCAAGTCGACTGGGAAGCCATGCCAGCACTCCGCTTCGGCCCCCGCGACGGCCTCCAAGACGAAGGCCTCAAAACCCACGTCCAAAAAACCCGCCACGAACCCGATAACGCGCAACCAATCATGCGTCGAATATCACAAATCCCCTCGGCCGAAGCCTTCACAGAAGCAACCCGAGTAGGACTCGGCTGGTCACTACTACCACTACAACACGCACAACCACTCCTCATGAGCGGCGACGTGGTCCGACTCGACGACACCATCCTTGACGTGCCCCTCTATTGGCACAGGTGGCGGCTCGAATCACCAGCATTGGAAAAACTCACCACCGCCGTACAAACTGCTGCGCAAACACTACAGCAGTAA
- a CDS encoding LysE/ArgO family amino acid transporter → MSIAVAGFLLGLSLIVAIGPQNALVIRQGVKREGLIVVLAICMLSDIFLIFGGTAGVGVIIEKAPLALVALKWFGAAYLAWFAVSCFKDMVKPRALDSSATDNGTSLDDAPTVAHISNVDSTSGNGGQVQTKTRPITTTAPTRQAHPARPWVKPALAALAFTWLNPSAYIDTLVMLGGIANQHGESGRWVFAAGALMASAVWFPLLGFFSTRFSRVLSRPQAWRVINGVIGCIMVVMCIRLIMH, encoded by the coding sequence ATGAGCATTGCTGTTGCTGGTTTCCTCTTGGGTCTTTCTCTCATTGTTGCCATCGGCCCGCAAAACGCCCTGGTGATCCGTCAGGGCGTCAAGCGTGAGGGTTTGATTGTCGTGCTTGCTATTTGCATGCTGAGCGATATTTTCTTGATCTTTGGTGGCACTGCCGGCGTGGGCGTGATTATTGAAAAAGCCCCTCTTGCCCTGGTGGCGTTGAAGTGGTTTGGTGCCGCCTACCTAGCTTGGTTCGCGGTTTCGTGTTTTAAGGACATGGTAAAGCCGCGGGCGTTGGACAGTTCCGCCACCGATAATGGTACTTCGCTTGACGACGCCCCCACGGTGGCACATATTTCGAACGTGGATTCGACCAGTGGGAATGGTGGCCAGGTGCAAACCAAGACCCGGCCCATCACCACCACTGCCCCAACCCGGCAGGCTCACCCGGCTCGGCCGTGGGTGAAACCCGCATTGGCGGCGTTGGCGTTTACCTGGCTCAACCCGAGCGCCTATATTGATACGCTCGTCATGTTGGGTGGGATCGCTAACCAACATGGGGAATCCGGCCGGTGGGTGTTTGCGGCGGGCGCGCTGATGGCGTCGGCAGTGTGGTTTCCATTGTTGGGGTTTTTCTCGACGCGGTTTTCCCGGGTGCTGAGCCGGCCGCAGGCGTGGCGGGTCATCAATGGTGTGATTGGGTGCATCATGGTGGTGATGTGCATTCGGCTGATAATGCACTAG
- the gatB gene encoding Asp-tRNA(Asn)/Glu-tRNA(Gln) amidotransferase subunit GatB, translated as MTTAFDELMDYDDVLEQYEPVMGMEVHVELATETKMFSTSSARFGAEPNSHVDPVSLGLPGALPVVNAKGVEWAIKIGLALNCSIAESSRFARKNYFYPDQPKNYQISQYNEPIAYDGYLDVILDDGTEWRVEIERAHMEEDTGKLTHIGGTDGRIHGATSSLVDCNRAGVPLIEIVTKPIIGAGRRAPEVARAYVAALRDLVKALGVSDARMDQGSMRVDSNVSLKPIGATEFGTRTETKNINSLRSVYQAVRYEMQRQAQVLADGGTIIQETRHYQETDGTTTKGRPKETAEDYRYFNDPDLPPVIAPREWVEEIRATLPELPWVRKARIQQEWGISDAEMRDIVNAGALEPIIATVAAGTTSGEARSWWVSYLAQKANQQGIELDQLPITPTQVAHVVELIKAGKLTNKLARQAVDGVLAGEGDVDEVVAARGLEVVRDDGAIEAAVDEAIAANPDIVAKYRAGNTKVAGAIVGQVMKATRGKADPGQVNKLIAAKLAE; from the coding sequence ATGACAACCGCTTTTGACGAATTGATGGACTACGACGACGTCTTAGAACAATACGAACCAGTAATGGGCATGGAAGTCCATGTGGAACTCGCCACCGAAACGAAAATGTTCTCCACCTCCTCCGCCCGCTTTGGTGCGGAACCCAACTCCCATGTAGACCCCGTCTCCCTAGGACTGCCCGGGGCGCTCCCAGTCGTCAATGCCAAAGGCGTGGAGTGGGCCATTAAGATCGGCCTGGCCTTAAACTGCAGCATCGCCGAATCATCCCGATTTGCCCGCAAAAACTATTTCTACCCCGACCAGCCCAAAAACTACCAAATCTCCCAATACAACGAGCCCATAGCCTACGACGGCTACCTTGACGTTATTCTCGACGATGGTACCGAATGGCGCGTCGAAATCGAGCGCGCCCACATGGAGGAAGACACCGGCAAGCTCACCCACATTGGTGGCACCGACGGCCGCATCCACGGCGCCACCTCCTCCCTCGTTGACTGCAACCGGGCCGGTGTTCCCCTCATCGAGATCGTCACGAAACCCATCATTGGCGCCGGCCGCCGCGCCCCCGAGGTTGCCCGCGCCTACGTTGCCGCCCTCCGCGACCTGGTCAAGGCCCTCGGGGTTTCCGACGCCCGCATGGACCAGGGATCCATGCGTGTCGACTCCAACGTGTCCCTCAAACCCATTGGTGCCACCGAGTTCGGCACCCGCACCGAAACGAAAAATATTAACTCCCTGCGCTCCGTCTACCAGGCGGTCCGCTACGAAATGCAGCGGCAAGCCCAGGTCCTCGCCGACGGCGGCACCATTATCCAGGAAACCCGCCACTATCAGGAGACCGACGGGACCACCACCAAGGGCCGGCCCAAGGAAACCGCCGAGGACTACCGCTACTTCAATGACCCCGACCTGCCCCCAGTCATCGCCCCGAGGGAATGGGTGGAAGAAATCCGGGCCACCCTACCGGAACTGCCCTGGGTGCGGAAGGCCCGCATCCAGCAAGAATGGGGCATCTCCGACGCTGAAATGCGGGACATTGTCAACGCCGGTGCCCTCGAACCCATCATCGCCACCGTTGCGGCGGGCACCACCTCCGGCGAGGCCCGCTCCTGGTGGGTTTCCTACCTGGCGCAAAAAGCCAACCAGCAAGGCATAGAGCTCGACCAATTGCCCATCACCCCCACCCAGGTCGCCCACGTGGTGGAGCTCATCAAGGCGGGGAAGCTCACCAATAAGCTCGCCCGCCAGGCGGTTGATGGGGTGCTTGCCGGCGAAGGCGACGTCGACGAGGTTGTTGCCGCCCGCGGTCTGGAGGTCGTCCGCGACGACGGGGCCATCGAAGCCGCCGTCGATGAGGCCATTGCCGCCAACCCCGACATTGTGGCCAAATACCGGGCCGGCAACACCAAGGTGGCCGGCGCTATCGTTGGCCAGGTCATGAAGGCCACCCGCGGCAAGGCCGACCCCGGGCAGGTGAATAAGCTCATCGCCGCGAAACTCGCCGAATAA